Proteins from a genomic interval of Rhodothermus marinus:
- a CDS encoding AMP-dependent synthetase/ligase: MPAIVAFETIPQLFNRLVAHYRGQHRPALSYKDRRTKTWVDITWEELEQRVHAMAGYLYKQGVRPGDRVAILSENRPEWAITDLATQILGGVNVALYTSLPASQVGYIVKDSGARILVVSSAVQLRKAETIFDECPELQEIVTLSEMRKDHPPYVRAWDDVLAEGAAYWAEHEAELSKLAEQVQPDDLSALIYTSGTTGLPKGVMLTHRNFCSNVQAALQRVDFGPSDHHLSFLPLCHSFERTAGYTAVLACGARISYAESIEALSQNLLEVRPTVMISVPRLFERVYNAIHKSVEKSPSLQQKIFHWAVGVGRRMAACRLEGRTPGPVLQLQHRLAHRLVFQKLHDRLGGNLRFAVSGGAALPRHIGEFFLAIGLTIIEGYGLTETAPVLTVNPPDRPRFGTVGWVLPGVTIAIQRLTDGKIVGQLSGDDYPSDLTTEEGEILVKGPNVMKGYWNNEEATREVFDADGWFHTGDVGRFDQGYLVITDRIKHMIVSRGGKNIYPGPIEDQLKQEPWIDQIVVLGEGREFLTALIVPDFETLRQYAQEHNLQAASDEALLALPEIRALFEQSLRRYNRHAPAHERIRAFRLLSEPFTIENGLLTPTLKPRRRQIEAHYADLIEAMYAEFGGDGD, from the coding sequence ATGCCTGCCATCGTTGCCTTTGAGACCATCCCTCAGCTTTTTAACCGACTGGTAGCGCACTACCGCGGCCAGCATCGGCCTGCGCTGAGCTACAAGGACCGGCGCACGAAAACTTGGGTGGACATCACCTGGGAGGAGCTGGAGCAGCGCGTGCACGCCATGGCCGGCTACCTGTACAAGCAGGGCGTACGCCCCGGCGACCGCGTGGCCATCCTTTCAGAAAACCGTCCGGAATGGGCGATCACCGATCTGGCCACCCAGATCCTGGGCGGTGTCAACGTGGCCCTCTACACGTCGCTGCCAGCCTCTCAGGTGGGCTATATCGTCAAAGACTCCGGTGCGCGCATCCTGGTGGTTTCGTCGGCCGTGCAGCTCCGTAAGGCGGAGACGATCTTCGACGAATGCCCCGAGCTGCAGGAGATCGTCACGCTGAGCGAAATGCGCAAAGACCACCCGCCCTACGTGCGGGCCTGGGACGACGTACTGGCCGAAGGCGCCGCCTACTGGGCCGAACACGAGGCCGAGCTGTCGAAGCTGGCCGAGCAGGTGCAGCCCGACGACCTGAGTGCGCTCATTTACACCAGCGGCACCACCGGCCTGCCCAAGGGCGTCATGCTCACGCACCGCAACTTCTGCTCGAACGTGCAGGCGGCGCTGCAGCGCGTGGACTTCGGTCCCTCCGACCACCACCTGTCGTTTCTGCCGCTGTGCCACTCGTTCGAACGGACGGCCGGCTACACGGCCGTACTGGCCTGCGGCGCCCGGATTTCCTACGCCGAAAGCATCGAGGCGCTGAGCCAGAACCTGCTCGAAGTGCGGCCGACCGTGATGATCTCGGTGCCGCGCCTGTTCGAGCGCGTCTACAACGCCATCCACAAGTCCGTCGAGAAAAGTCCGTCGCTTCAGCAGAAGATCTTTCACTGGGCCGTCGGTGTGGGTCGACGCATGGCCGCCTGTCGGCTGGAGGGACGCACGCCCGGGCCGGTACTGCAGCTCCAGCACCGGCTCGCCCACCGGCTGGTCTTCCAGAAACTGCACGATCGGCTGGGCGGCAACCTGCGCTTTGCCGTATCGGGCGGTGCGGCTCTGCCCCGCCACATCGGCGAATTCTTCCTGGCCATCGGCCTGACGATCATCGAAGGCTACGGCCTGACCGAAACGGCTCCGGTCCTGACCGTCAACCCGCCGGACCGCCCGCGCTTCGGCACCGTCGGCTGGGTGTTGCCGGGCGTGACGATTGCCATCCAGCGCCTGACCGACGGCAAGATCGTGGGCCAGCTCTCCGGCGACGACTACCCGAGCGATCTCACTACCGAGGAGGGGGAAATTCTGGTCAAAGGCCCGAACGTGATGAAGGGTTACTGGAACAACGAGGAGGCCACGCGCGAGGTGTTCGACGCCGACGGCTGGTTCCATACGGGCGACGTGGGCCGCTTCGATCAGGGCTACCTAGTCATCACCGACCGCATCAAGCACATGATCGTCTCCCGGGGCGGCAAGAACATCTACCCGGGGCCCATCGAAGACCAGCTCAAACAGGAACCCTGGATCGACCAGATCGTGGTGCTCGGCGAGGGACGGGAATTTCTGACGGCGCTCATCGTGCCCGACTTCGAGACGCTTCGCCAGTACGCCCAGGAGCACAACCTGCAGGCCGCGTCCGACGAAGCGCTGCTGGCGCTTCCGGAGATCCGGGCGCTTTTCGAGCAGAGCCTGCGCCGCTACAACCGACATGCGCCGGCCCACGAACGCATTCGGGCCTTCCGGCTGCTCAGCGAGCCGTTCACCATCGAAAACGGCCTGCTCACGCCCACGCTGAAACCGCGCCGCCGTCAGATCGAAGCGCACTATGCGGACTTGATCGAAGCGATGTATGCCGAATTCGGCGGCGACGGCGATTAA
- a CDS encoding T9SS type A sorting domain-containing protein: METLVYARIGTKSYGTPTSLAVETKGMSGRAGIVDVWPHPVRGGVRVSYVVERAGAVALLLYDVLGRQVWQVEEGFQGPGRHLAQLGVADLPAGVYLLRLIVSGQVLDDRPLVVLR, from the coding sequence ATGGAGACGCTGGTTTATGCGCGGATAGGTACGAAGAGTTATGGCACGCCGACTTCTCTGGCGGTTGAGACGAAGGGAATGTCCGGGCGTGCGGGGATTGTGGACGTGTGGCCGCACCCGGTCCGAGGTGGTGTGCGGGTCTCGTACGTGGTGGAGCGGGCTGGTGCGGTGGCGCTGCTGCTCTATGATGTGCTGGGGCGTCAGGTGTGGCAGGTAGAGGAGGGGTTTCAGGGGCCGGGGCGGCATCTGGCGCAGTTGGGGGTGGCGGATCTTCCGGCGGGAGTGTACCTGTTACGATTGATAGTGAGCGGGCAAGTGCTGGACGACCGACCGCTGGTGGTGCTCCGATGA
- a CDS encoding quinone-dependent dihydroorotate dehydrogenase, which produces MYRLFRPLLFRLDAERAHRLTLAAARLVQPLAPWLVAPFFKEEHPALAVQCWGLTFPNPVGLAAGLDKNARLVRFWEALGFGFAEVGSVSARPSRGNPRPRLFRLPEDRALINRMGLNNDGAERVARRLRRLRHRRPLGINLAKTHDPNILGEAAVIDFCESFRLLAPLADYVTLNISCPNTAEGKTFEDPEALDTLLRAIFAVRRELNLSVPVLLKLSPPPSSRTVFDSQLEEIVEVARAHGIAGFVATNTASDREGLRTDPEVLARIGPGGLSGRPLATRARCLLFYLYRLTEGKLPLISVGGIDSAEEAYGRIRAGASLVQLYTGLIYEGPGLVRRIKQGLVRRLEQDGFDSVQAAVGIDA; this is translated from the coding sequence ATGTACCGCTTGTTCCGCCCCCTGCTGTTTCGTCTGGACGCCGAGCGCGCCCACCGGCTGACGCTCGCCGCTGCGCGTCTGGTGCAGCCGCTGGCGCCGTGGCTGGTGGCCCCGTTTTTCAAAGAGGAGCATCCCGCGCTCGCCGTGCAATGCTGGGGCCTTACGTTCCCGAATCCGGTGGGACTGGCGGCCGGTCTGGATAAAAATGCCCGTCTGGTGCGCTTCTGGGAAGCGCTGGGTTTTGGATTTGCCGAAGTAGGATCGGTCAGCGCCCGACCGAGCCGGGGCAATCCGCGTCCCCGGCTGTTCCGGCTCCCCGAAGATCGAGCGCTGATCAACCGCATGGGTCTGAACAACGACGGGGCCGAACGGGTAGCGCGGCGTCTGCGTCGCCTCCGCCACCGGCGCCCGCTGGGGATCAATCTGGCCAAAACGCACGATCCGAACATTCTCGGCGAAGCCGCCGTGATCGACTTCTGCGAGAGTTTCCGGCTGCTGGCCCCGCTGGCCGACTACGTGACGCTGAACATTTCGTGCCCCAACACGGCCGAAGGCAAGACGTTCGAAGATCCGGAAGCGCTCGACACGCTGCTGCGGGCCATTTTTGCCGTGCGCCGGGAGTTGAACCTGTCGGTGCCCGTGTTGCTCAAGCTCTCGCCGCCCCCCTCCAGCCGCACCGTATTCGACAGCCAGCTCGAAGAAATCGTCGAAGTGGCCCGCGCGCACGGCATCGCCGGTTTCGTGGCCACGAATACGGCCTCCGATCGTGAAGGATTGCGCACCGATCCGGAGGTGCTGGCGCGCATCGGTCCCGGCGGCCTGAGCGGCCGTCCGCTGGCCACCCGCGCCCGTTGCCTGCTGTTTTACCTGTACCGCCTGACTGAAGGAAAACTGCCCCTGATCAGCGTGGGAGGAATCGACTCGGCCGAGGAAGCCTACGGCCGTATTCGCGCCGGTGCTTCGCTTGTGCAGCTCTACACGGGCCTCATCTACGAAGGCCCCGGGCTGGTACGCCGCATCAAGCAGGGGCTGGTCCGACGGCTCGAGCAGGACGGCTTCGACTCGGTGCAGGCGGCCGTTGGCATCGACGCGTGA
- the nfi gene encoding deoxyribonuclease V (cleaves DNA at apurinic or apyrimidinic sites) codes for MGLTPRFTHPWNLSPAEAQALQRKLARRVRFEVPERMETVAGLDISVRGEQGRAAAVVWHVAEQQVLERAVAEGRVSFPYVPGLLSFREVPLLLEVLAQLRTTPDVLMVDGQGLAHPRRCGLATHLGVLLDHPAVGVAKSRLFGRHAEPGPEKGSWTPLYDDGEVIGAVVRTRTGVRPVYVSVGHRMTLEAAVALTLRCTTRYRLPEPTRLADQLSRA; via the coding sequence ATGGGACTGACGCCGCGCTTTACGCACCCGTGGAACCTGTCGCCGGCCGAGGCGCAGGCGCTGCAGCGAAAGCTGGCCCGCCGGGTCCGCTTCGAGGTACCGGAACGGATGGAGACGGTGGCCGGGCTGGACATAAGCGTGCGGGGCGAGCAGGGGCGGGCAGCCGCCGTCGTCTGGCATGTGGCCGAGCAACAGGTGCTGGAGCGTGCCGTCGCCGAAGGCAGGGTGTCGTTTCCCTACGTGCCCGGACTGCTCAGCTTCCGGGAAGTGCCGTTGCTGCTGGAGGTACTGGCGCAGCTCCGCACCACACCGGACGTGCTCATGGTGGACGGACAGGGACTGGCGCATCCCCGCCGATGCGGACTGGCCACCCACCTGGGTGTGCTGCTCGATCATCCGGCCGTAGGCGTGGCCAAGTCGCGCCTGTTCGGGCGCCACGCAGAGCCCGGTCCAGAGAAGGGAAGCTGGACGCCTCTTTACGACGACGGCGAGGTGATCGGGGCCGTGGTACGTACACGCACGGGCGTACGGCCCGTGTACGTGAGCGTGGGACACCGCATGACGCTGGAGGCCGCCGTGGCGTTGACCCTTCGCTGCACGACCCGCTACCGCCTGCCGGAACCCACCCGTCTGGCCGATCAGCTCAGTAGAGCTTGA
- a CDS encoding PhzF family phenazine biosynthesis protein, with amino-acid sequence MKLPLFLVDAFAERPFTGNPAAVCLLDRPRSEGWMQTVAAEMNRPETAFLLPEGEGFSLRWFTPVQEVDLCGHATLASAHVLWEIECLQPDEPAVFFTKSGRLTAWRSENGTIWMDFPAEPPVPCEPPTELLRVLGSAPIRYVGRNRMDYLVLLDREATVRTFRPDLARLQELDIRGLIVTAPAEDVPADFVSRFFAPQLGVPEDPVTGSAHCCLGPFWAERLGRTRLSGYQVSARGGRIEVEVHGERVHLGGRAVTVLQGKLLSE; translated from the coding sequence ATGAAGCTTCCGCTTTTTCTGGTCGATGCCTTTGCCGAACGGCCTTTTACCGGCAATCCGGCCGCCGTATGCCTGCTCGATCGTCCGCGGTCGGAAGGCTGGATGCAGACCGTGGCGGCCGAGATGAACCGTCCGGAAACGGCCTTTCTGCTCCCGGAAGGCGAAGGTTTTTCGCTCCGCTGGTTTACGCCGGTGCAGGAAGTTGATCTGTGCGGGCATGCCACGCTGGCCAGCGCGCACGTGCTCTGGGAGATCGAATGCCTGCAGCCCGACGAACCGGCCGTTTTCTTTACAAAAAGCGGGCGGCTGACGGCGTGGCGCTCGGAAAACGGTACGATCTGGATGGATTTCCCCGCCGAACCGCCTGTGCCCTGTGAGCCGCCCACCGAACTGCTACGCGTGCTGGGCTCGGCGCCGATCCGCTACGTGGGACGCAACCGCATGGACTACCTGGTGCTGCTGGACCGGGAGGCCACGGTGCGCACGTTCAGGCCGGATCTGGCGCGGTTGCAGGAACTGGACATCCGGGGCCTGATCGTGACGGCACCGGCCGAAGACGTGCCCGCCGACTTCGTCTCGCGCTTTTTCGCGCCGCAGCTGGGCGTGCCGGAGGATCCGGTTACCGGTTCGGCCCACTGTTGCCTGGGACCCTTCTGGGCTGAGCGGCTGGGCCGCACGCGGCTGAGCGGTTATCAGGTGTCGGCACGGGGCGGCCGCATCGAGGTGGAAGTGCACGGCGAGCGCGTGCACCTGGGCGGCCGGGCCGTCACGGTGCTGCAGGGCAAGCTGCTCTCGGAATAG
- a CDS encoding RNA-guided endonuclease InsQ/TnpB family protein — MQTLTLRTRLEPTPAQADALQETLECFAQACNLTLEVARACRTFSKFKLQRLVYGQLRALGLSANLAIRAIARVGHRKGHRAKHYRPTSCDYDQRTLSLRGESVSLSTTRGRLRIPMRLSPYHRYWLARARSVQGGRLRRDRRGRWYVHLTVRVAVPEALPTGRVVGVDLGQRHLAALSTGERLSGGALKTKRLHYRAKRAEVRLKLDRPSERTRSLRRLWARLSGRERRFVRQVLHEASRRIVDGLAPGDVLAIEDLRGLRGRTKRKGKARHLHQLWPYGLFRHLLEYKARLKGVRMVVVDPAHTSQTCPRCGHVDRRNRRSGRLFRCRACGFQHNADMVAALNLARRAGSEGMGRCQPAPGAIPAGGREGKPTTSVVGS; from the coding sequence ATGCAGACGCTGACGCTCCGCACCCGGCTTGAGCCCACGCCCGCGCAAGCCGACGCCCTCCAGGAAACCCTCGAGTGCTTTGCGCAGGCGTGCAATCTGACGCTGGAGGTAGCCCGTGCATGCCGCACCTTCAGCAAGTTCAAACTCCAGCGGCTCGTCTACGGACAACTCCGCGCGCTGGGCCTGTCGGCCAACCTGGCCATTCGGGCCATCGCCCGCGTGGGCCATCGCAAAGGCCATCGTGCAAAGCACTACCGTCCCACCTCCTGCGACTATGACCAACGCACGCTCTCGCTGCGAGGCGAAAGCGTCAGCCTTTCGACCACGCGCGGGCGGCTGCGCATTCCCATGCGGTTGAGTCCGTATCATCGCTACTGGCTTGCTCGGGCGCGCAGCGTGCAGGGTGGGAGGCTGCGTCGCGACCGACGCGGGCGCTGGTATGTCCACCTGACCGTTCGCGTTGCGGTGCCGGAAGCATTGCCGACCGGTCGGGTGGTGGGCGTCGATCTGGGGCAACGTCACCTGGCGGCGCTTTCGACGGGCGAGCGTCTGTCCGGGGGCGCGCTCAAGACGAAGCGGCTCCACTACCGCGCAAAACGCGCCGAGGTTCGCTTGAAGCTGGATCGCCCTTCCGAACGCACCCGGTCGCTGAGGCGGCTGTGGGCACGGCTTTCGGGGAGGGAGCGGCGCTTTGTGCGGCAGGTGCTGCATGAGGCGAGTCGCCGCATTGTGGACGGCCTTGCACCCGGCGATGTGCTGGCGATCGAAGACCTTCGCGGTCTTCGCGGACGTACGAAGCGAAAGGGCAAAGCGCGCCACCTGCACCAGTTGTGGCCGTACGGTTTGTTTCGGCACTTGCTGGAATACAAGGCGCGGCTCAAGGGGGTGCGGATGGTGGTGGTTGACCCGGCGCATACGAGCCAGACATGTCCGCGTTGTGGGCACGTTGATCGACGCAATCGTCGGAGTGGACGGCTGTTTCGGTGCCGGGCGTGTGGATTTCAGCACAATGCGGACATGGTGGCGGCGCTGAACCTTGCCCGAAGAGCGGGCTCTGAGGGCATGGGTCGTTGTCAGCCGGCCCCTGGTGCTATCCCGGCCGGTGGTCGGGAGGGCAAGCCCACGACTTCAGTCGTGGGTAGCTGA
- a CDS encoding BamA/TamA family outer membrane protein produces the protein MRAFRIAGLLLLLTSWSLSAWAQYFGRNKVQYESFNWRVLRTPHFEIYYYPEEELAVRDAARMAERWYQRHSRTFLHEFGERKPIIFYADDADFHQTNAISGEIGEGTGGVTEAIKERVIMPFTGIYRENDHVLGHELVHSFQYDIALNRSDSLSRFNLALLPLWLVEGMAEYLSLGRNDPHTAMWLRDAALRDDLPTIRQLTRDLRYFPYRYGQAYLAYIGGKYGDQAVTELYKLGGIVGVDTAITITLGITPDSLSREWIQAVKNTYLPLLKDRTPPEQAGRKVLAPDIDAGEINLAPALSPDGRYVAFLSERDLFTIDLFVADAETGKVLRRLSSSASDPHFDAIRFINSSGSWSPDGQRFAFITFAQGNNEIAIWNLRKGKLERRIAVEGVGAIHNLAWSPDGRTIAFSGLSGGISDLYLLDLETNQVRKLTDDRYADLQPAWSPDGRTIAFVSDRGPDGTDFEILRYGHERLALLDLETGKVRVLRPFRSGQQINPQFSPDGRSLYFISNHDGFKDIYRMDLNTGAVYRITRLQTGVSGITSISPAMSVAAQNGRMMFSVFTDNKYLVFSLEPDQLQGEPVEPESDTGIASAGVLPPLQPPTQGLVSSYLNDPLTGLPDELALRPQPYRRKLQLDYVAPPSFGASVGGPFGTMIAGGVAFFFSDMLGDQQLAVAAQANGTFKDIGGQVLYINQGRRLNYGALASHIPLLYGYAYLDVCTDPATGLQVYCYIQLLQRIYIDEAGVLGYYPLNTTQRFELMVGFQRYGFDYDAEIYYLYGAGYRRSTQNLPAPDPIYFFQASGAFVGDFSFFGFTSPVRGSRYRLQVTPLIGTERFVQVLVDGRKYFFFRPLTFAVRLTHVGNYGAQPQGSDRLSFAQEYLGYGSTLTFVRGYGFYSLEPDECTPSTSTPNLCAEVARLVGTHVAVASAELRIPLFGTERFGLFNFPYLPTELSLFADAGVAWSKGDLPKWKFVRHTGDRVPVFSTGISTRFNILGAMVLELFYVYPFQRPYKGWHLGAQLVPGW, from the coding sequence ATGCGCGCCTTTCGCATCGCCGGCCTGCTGCTCCTGCTGACGAGCTGGAGCCTCTCGGCCTGGGCCCAGTACTTTGGCCGCAACAAGGTCCAGTACGAATCCTTCAACTGGCGCGTGCTGCGCACGCCGCACTTCGAGATCTACTACTACCCCGAAGAGGAGCTCGCTGTGCGCGATGCGGCCCGCATGGCCGAACGCTGGTATCAGCGCCACAGCCGCACGTTTCTGCACGAGTTCGGTGAGCGCAAACCGATCATTTTCTACGCGGACGACGCCGATTTCCATCAGACGAACGCCATCAGCGGCGAGATCGGCGAAGGCACCGGTGGCGTGACCGAAGCCATCAAAGAGCGGGTGATCATGCCATTTACGGGCATCTATCGGGAGAACGACCACGTGCTCGGTCACGAGCTGGTGCACTCCTTCCAGTACGACATTGCGCTGAACCGCTCCGACAGCCTGAGCCGCTTCAACCTGGCGCTGCTGCCACTGTGGCTCGTCGAGGGCATGGCCGAGTACCTGTCGCTGGGACGCAACGACCCGCACACGGCCATGTGGCTGCGCGATGCAGCGCTGCGCGACGACCTGCCCACCATTCGCCAGCTCACACGCGACCTGCGCTACTTCCCCTACCGTTACGGTCAGGCCTATCTGGCCTACATCGGCGGCAAGTATGGCGATCAGGCCGTCACCGAGCTGTACAAGCTGGGCGGGATCGTGGGCGTCGATACGGCCATTACGATTACGCTGGGCATCACGCCCGACTCGCTTTCCAGGGAATGGATTCAGGCGGTCAAGAATACCTATCTGCCGCTGCTCAAAGATCGCACGCCCCCCGAGCAGGCCGGACGAAAGGTGCTGGCGCCCGACATCGACGCGGGCGAGATCAACCTGGCCCCGGCGCTCAGTCCCGACGGGCGCTACGTGGCCTTCCTTTCGGAGCGCGACCTGTTCACGATCGACCTGTTCGTGGCCGACGCCGAGACCGGCAAGGTGTTGCGTCGGCTGAGCAGCAGTGCCAGCGATCCCCACTTCGACGCGATCCGCTTCATCAACTCCTCGGGCTCCTGGTCGCCTGACGGCCAGCGCTTCGCGTTTATTACGTTCGCTCAGGGCAACAACGAAATCGCCATCTGGAACCTGCGCAAAGGCAAGCTGGAGCGCCGCATCGCGGTCGAAGGCGTCGGTGCCATCCACAACCTGGCCTGGTCGCCCGACGGCCGTACCATCGCCTTTTCGGGGCTTTCGGGCGGCATCAGTGATCTGTACCTGCTGGACCTGGAGACGAATCAGGTCCGGAAGCTCACCGACGACCGCTACGCCGACCTGCAGCCGGCCTGGTCGCCCGACGGCCGCACCATCGCCTTCGTGTCGGACCGGGGGCCGGACGGCACCGACTTCGAGATCCTACGCTACGGGCACGAACGCCTGGCCCTGCTCGACCTCGAAACCGGCAAGGTGCGCGTGCTGCGGCCCTTCCGGAGCGGCCAGCAGATCAACCCGCAATTTTCACCGGATGGCCGAAGCCTGTATTTCATTTCCAACCACGACGGCTTCAAGGACATCTACCGGATGGACCTGAACACCGGAGCCGTCTATCGCATCACCAGGTTGCAGACCGGCGTCAGCGGCATCACGAGCATCTCGCCGGCCATGAGCGTGGCCGCTCAGAACGGCCGCATGATGTTCTCGGTCTTTACCGACAACAAGTACCTGGTCTTTTCGCTGGAACCCGACCAGTTGCAGGGCGAACCGGTCGAGCCGGAAAGTGACACAGGCATTGCCAGCGCCGGTGTGCTTCCCCCGCTGCAACCGCCCACCCAGGGACTGGTCAGCAGCTACCTGAACGATCCGCTGACGGGCCTGCCGGACGAACTGGCACTCCGCCCCCAGCCCTATCGTCGCAAACTACAGCTCGACTACGTGGCGCCGCCCAGCTTCGGCGCCAGCGTCGGGGGGCCGTTCGGGACGATGATCGCCGGTGGTGTGGCCTTCTTCTTCAGCGACATGCTGGGCGATCAGCAACTGGCCGTGGCTGCCCAGGCCAACGGCACCTTCAAGGACATCGGCGGCCAGGTGCTCTACATCAATCAGGGTCGCCGTCTGAACTACGGAGCGCTGGCCAGCCACATCCCGCTGCTCTACGGCTATGCCTATCTGGACGTGTGTACGGATCCGGCCACCGGCCTGCAGGTCTACTGCTACATCCAGCTCCTGCAGCGCATCTACATCGACGAAGCCGGCGTGCTGGGCTACTATCCGCTCAACACCACCCAGCGCTTCGAGTTGATGGTGGGATTCCAGCGCTACGGCTTCGACTACGACGCCGAGATCTACTACCTCTACGGGGCCGGCTACCGACGCTCCACGCAGAACCTACCCGCACCGGACCCGATCTACTTCTTCCAGGCCTCCGGGGCGTTCGTGGGCGACTTTTCGTTCTTCGGTTTCACCTCGCCGGTTCGCGGCTCGCGCTATCGGCTGCAGGTAACCCCGCTAATCGGTACCGAACGTTTCGTACAGGTGCTGGTTGACGGGCGCAAGTATTTCTTCTTCCGCCCGCTGACGTTCGCCGTACGCCTGACGCACGTGGGCAACTACGGCGCCCAACCCCAGGGTTCGGATCGGCTCTCCTTTGCCCAGGAATATCTGGGCTACGGAAGCACGCTCACGTTCGTACGCGGCTACGGCTTTTACTCGCTGGAGCCGGACGAATGCACGCCCTCGACCTCAACGCCGAACCTCTGCGCCGAAGTGGCCCGTCTGGTGGGCACGCACGTGGCCGTAGCCAGCGCCGAGCTACGCATCCCGCTGTTTGGCACCGAGCGCTTCGGGCTGTTCAACTTCCCCTACCTGCCCACCGAGCTATCGCTCTTTGCCGACGCGGGCGTGGCCTGGTCGAAAGGTGATCTGCCCAAGTGGAAGTTCGTGCGCCACACGGGCGATCGAGTGCCCGTCTTCAGCACGGGCATTTCGACACGGTTCAACATTCTGGGCGCCATGGTACTGGAGCTGTTCTACGTCTATCCGTTCCAGCGCCCCTACAAGGGCTGGCATCTGGGCGCCCAGCTCGTACCGGGCTGGTAG